In the Hemitrygon akajei chromosome 7, sHemAka1.3, whole genome shotgun sequence genome, one interval contains:
- the LOC140729934 gene encoding interferon-inducible GTPase 5-like, whose translation MAGVLSNLYYSTKDVKDLVAAYQREGETGLQSAIERKSKQFENVRIRIAVMGESGSGKSTLINALLDLKEERAAPTGGKETTMVVTKYKHPTLPNVKYDDFPGFNTPNFPVKKFMKETNFSQYDLGIIVTAARFTENDKLLAEALKKTGKPFYLVRSKIDDTIRAESRKKGYNQEDTFQDLREYCISSLKSAGVQNTPVFLYSAFDLDQFDFPELREAVVSNLSETQKNLFITALPNTSEDAIERKRQALRPFIQMLSAVSGAIGVVPIPGLSLACDLALITTGILFIRKNLGLDEASLSKLAQRVKKSVEDLTKGTEHNWVFGEITREQVVLLMQRSTVAMALTIAEPFLDFVPILGSIFGATSSFGVTLMMLNSSLDAMVETAKIVLQNAKAATSPEGIGI comes from the coding sequence ATGGCTGGTGTTCTATCCAACCTCTATTACAGCACCAAGGATGTGAAGGATCTGGTGGCTGCCTATCAACGTGAAGGAGAGACGGGTCTTCAATCGGCCATTGAGAGAAAATCCAAGCAGTTCGAAAATGTACGGATCCGGATTGCAGTGATGGGTGAGTCCGGGTCGGGCAAATCGACCCTGATCAATGCCCTGCTTGACTTGAAAGAGGAAAGGGCTGCCCCAACCGGCGGTAAAGAGACCACCATGGTAGTAACAAAATACAAACACCCCACCCTTCCTAATGTTAAGTACGATGACTTCCCCGGGTTCAATACGCCAAACTTTCCGGTGAAAAAGTTCATGAAGGAAACCAACTTTTCCCAGTATGATTTGGGCATCATTGTCACTGCTGCTCGGTTCACGGAGAATGACAAGTTACTGGCTGAAGCACTGAAGAAGACGGGCAAACCTTTCTACCTGGTGCGCTCTAAGATCGACGATACTATCAGGGCAGAAAGCCGCAAGAAGGGTTACAACCAGGAGGATACGTTCCAGGACTTGAGGGAATATTGTATCTCCTCACTAAAGTCAGCAGGGGTACAAAATACTCCCGTTTTCCTCTATTCGGCATTTGACCTTGACCAGTTTGATTTTCCTGAATTAAGGGAAGCTGTGGTATCCAATCTCTCGGAGACACAGAAGAATCTATTCATCACAGCACTCCCCAACACATCTGAAGATGCTATAGAGAGAAAACGTCAGGCTCTGCGGCCTTTCATCCAGATGCTGTCTGCCGTATCGGGGGCTATCGGTGTAGTTCCCATTCCGGGTTTATCCCTTGCCTGTGACCTGGCGCTCATTACCACTGGTATCCTGTTCATACGGAAGAACCTTGGTCTGGATGAGGCATCACTCAGCAAACTGGCccagagagtgaagaaaagtgtAGAGGATCTGACGAAAGGTACTGAGCACAACTGGGTGTTCGGGGAGATCACACGTGAGCAGGTAGTGCTGTTGATGCAGAGAAGCACAGTGGCAATGGCGCTGACAATCGCCGAGCCCTTCCTTGATTTTGTCCCCATTTTAGGCTCTATCTTTGGGGCAACATCGTCCTTTGGGGTGACTCTCATGATGCTGAACAGTTCACTGGATGCAATGGTGGAGACAGCTAAAATTGTCCTGCAAAATGCCAAGGCAGCCACTTCCCCTGAAGGCATCGGTATTTGA